A window from Lachnoanaerobaculum umeaense encodes these proteins:
- a CDS encoding response regulator transcription factor, giving the protein MNILVVEDEVLLASSLTEILEECGHTVECAYDGMEGLELARSSHFDLLVLDLMLPKLNGFEVARTLRKEKNGLSILILTAKSDILDRVEGLDSGADYYLTKPFDRRELLACINALLRRQGKEVNQVSFGNTSLDIDSSELISGDNSIRLSSKEFQMMRLLLKEGKNNISKTLFLEKIWGYDSDATENNVEVYIGFLRKKLKTLSSDISIVASRGLGYHLEIRGDE; this is encoded by the coding sequence ATGAATATTTTAGTAGTTGAAGATGAAGTGTTGCTTGCCTCATCTCTTACAGAAATTTTAGAAGAATGCGGACATACTGTAGAATGTGCGTATGACGGCATGGAAGGTCTGGAGCTTGCAAGGTCTTCACATTTTGATCTGCTTGTACTTGACTTAATGTTACCAAAATTGAACGGTTTTGAGGTAGCCAGAACTCTCAGGAAAGAGAAAAACGGACTTTCTATTTTGATATTGACTGCCAAATCAGATATCCTTGACAGAGTGGAAGGACTGGATTCGGGTGCAGACTATTATCTTACAAAACCTTTTGACAGAAGAGAGCTATTAGCCTGTATAAATGCTCTACTTCGCAGACAAGGAAAAGAAGTAAATCAGGTAAGCTTTGGTAATACCTCTTTGGATATAGATTCCTCAGAACTTATATCCGGCGATAACTCCATTCGCCTCTCCTCCAAGGAGTTTCAAATGATGAGACTACTTTTAAAGGAAGGCAAAAACAATATTTCAAAAACTCTGTTCCTTGAAAAAATCTGGGGCTATGACAGTGATGCCACAGAAAATAATGTGGAAGTATATATCGGTTTTTTAAGAAAGAAGCTTAAGACATTGTCATCAGATATATCAATCGTGGCCAGCAGAGGTCTTGGATATCATTTGGAAATAAGAGGTGATGAATGA
- a CDS encoding class I SAM-dependent methyltransferase, with product MDKIKIEKNTVQGTLIIPLYGRKMCSEKFPDLYKDNSAKELCERLDYDFSEIEKKSNSFLYEFGALEAAMRQLDIISEIKDYLKKHTKATIVNLGCGLDETGKACDNGLCQIVNVDFPDIIEIRKKIIPNRDSEINISCNLKDYSWMKHVDNSKGVIFFAAGVFHYFKIEEVKSLILELAKRYKGGCLIFDSVGELGVKLLMKTTLKNMGISGIDGLFYLNNPLKEINWSNEIKVSSKPYMLGYYNMRSPNIFFSHRLLANICDNFLKMAINRIDFK from the coding sequence ATGGATAAAATCAAGATAGAAAAAAATACCGTTCAAGGAACATTGATCATTCCATTATACGGACGAAAAATGTGTTCTGAGAAGTTCCCTGATCTGTATAAAGATAATTCTGCCAAAGAATTATGTGAAAGATTGGATTATGATTTTTCAGAAATTGAAAAAAAAAGCAATTCCTTTCTGTATGAATTCGGGGCTCTTGAAGCTGCAATGAGACAGCTGGATATTATATCAGAGATCAAAGACTATTTAAAAAAACATACAAAAGCAACCATTGTAAATCTCGGATGTGGCTTAGATGAAACCGGAAAGGCCTGCGATAATGGTCTATGTCAAATAGTAAATGTGGATTTTCCGGATATTATAGAAATTAGAAAAAAGATTATTCCAAACAGAGATAGCGAAATAAATATCTCCTGTAATTTAAAGGATTATTCCTGGATGAAACATGTTGATAATTCTAAAGGAGTAATTTTCTTTGCGGCCGGAGTTTTTCATTATTTTAAAATAGAAGAAGTTAAATCATTAATACTTGAACTTGCTAAAAGATATAAAGGTGGATGTTTAATCTTTGACAGTGTAGGTGAGCTCGGTGTAAAGCTTTTAATGAAAACGACTCTAAAAAATATGGGCATCAGCGGTATAGATGGATTATTCTATTTGAACAATCCATTAAAAGAGATTAATTGGTCAAATGAAATAAAGGTGAGTTCCAAACCCTATATGTTAGGTTATTATAATATGAGAAGTCCAAATATTTTCTTCTCTCATCGCTTGCTTGCTAATATATGCGATAATTTTTTAAAAATGGCTATAAACAGAATAGATTTTAAATAA
- a CDS encoding MATE family efflux transporter: MKEPYEVYDMDKEMKRKAILNDALLPLLIKTSIPTIIGMLVMVIYNLTDTFFVGICNNKSMTAAIGIVFSFMSFIQALGFWFGYGSGNIMSKKIGEQNDKEAKDMASIGIFFAVSTGLIIALLSLIFIIPLSKFLGGNASDDLLKFTVKYLQIIILSIPFGLYSLTVYNQLRLCGNVKEGMTGLLFGMITNMILDPVMMFTLKLGFIGAGYATLTGQIVGSFVLTYFSFKSGNISFNLSFNKERIYHILAGGMPNFSRQSITSIALILLNITAAKYGDSLLAALTVSSRISAIAYMIMIGWSQGFQPICAMNYGGKKYSRVQEAFKLTAIIGSIFLIFSAIFLYVFSNELVKTMTADSEVISISVQILHMQCITLPFVGFFAVSSMLLQNIGKYLMASILSISRQGIFFIPLLYILSGLLSQYGIYLLQPLSDVLSFALAVFMVRSVWKSFVKII; this comes from the coding sequence ATGAAGGAACCGTACGAGGTTTATGATATGGATAAAGAAATGAAAAGAAAGGCAATTTTAAATGATGCTCTTCTACCACTACTTATAAAAACCTCCATTCCCACTATTATCGGTATGCTGGTAATGGTCATTTACAATCTTACAGATACCTTCTTTGTAGGTATCTGTAACAATAAGTCTATGACTGCAGCAATCGGTATAGTGTTTAGCTTTATGAGTTTTATACAGGCACTGGGATTTTGGTTTGGATATGGAAGTGGCAATATAATGTCAAAAAAAATAGGAGAGCAAAATGATAAAGAGGCTAAAGATATGGCTTCCATAGGGATATTCTTTGCAGTATCAACCGGATTAATTATCGCCCTTTTATCACTGATTTTTATTATTCCACTCTCAAAGTTTTTAGGTGGTAATGCCTCAGATGATTTGCTTAAATTTACTGTAAAATATTTGCAAATAATTATTCTAAGTATACCTTTCGGTCTTTATTCACTTACTGTTTATAATCAGCTCAGACTATGCGGAAATGTGAAAGAAGGGATGACCGGACTGCTTTTTGGAATGATCACAAATATGATACTGGATCCTGTAATGATGTTTACTTTAAAACTTGGCTTTATCGGAGCCGGCTACGCCACTCTTACAGGACAGATAGTAGGCTCTTTTGTACTGACATATTTCTCTTTTAAATCAGGAAATATATCTTTTAATTTAAGCTTTAATAAAGAGAGAATATATCATATCCTGGCCGGCGGTATGCCGAATTTTTCCAGACAGTCCATTACAAGTATTGCTCTGATTTTACTGAATATTACTGCTGCAAAATATGGAGATTCACTTCTGGCGGCTTTGACAGTAAGCTCAAGAATATCGGCAATCGCCTATATGATAATGATAGGCTGGTCTCAAGGCTTTCAGCCAATCTGTGCAATGAATTACGGGGGAAAGAAATATAGTAGAGTACAAGAGGCTTTTAAGCTTACTGCCATTATAGGCAGTATATTTTTGATTTTTTCTGCGATATTTTTATATGTCTTTTCAAATGAACTTGTTAAAACTATGACTGCTGACAGTGAGGTTATCTCCATCAGTGTACAGATATTACATATGCAGTGTATAACCCTACCCTTTGTAGGTTTCTTTGCGGTAAGTAGTATGCTTTTACAAAATATAGGAAAATACCTTATGGCTTCCATACTTTCCATCTCACGCCAAGGAATATTTTTTATACCCCTACTTTATATTTTATCCGGCTTATTATCCCAATATGGAATATACCTGCTGCAGCCTTTGTCAGATGTACTCTCCTTTGCTTTAGCTGTTTTTATGGTAAGAAGTGTTTGGAAATCTTTTGTTAAAATAATTTGA